Proteins from a single region of Alphaproteobacteria bacterium LSUCC0719:
- a CDS encoding YfbR-like 5'-deoxynucleotidase: MKSPGTSHHRAPRKSPQNGRAWQRMLSGRRLDLLDPSPIDIEIIDIAHGLARVSRWNGQTRGAYPLSVAQHSIIVERLVSRNAPKLDRRWRLAALLHDAPEYVIGDMITPFKYALSGIYQDIEARLEAAIHIRFGLPAALPDTITRAIKRADRMAAWMEATQLAGFSETEAAKILRRPRGTPTNMKLRPVPPDQAAEMFLKKFRLLGGDS; this comes from the coding sequence ATGAAATCGCCGGGCACATCACACCACCGTGCCCCCCGTAAATCACCGCAAAATGGTCGCGCCTGGCAGCGTATGCTGAGCGGTCGACGTCTGGATCTGCTCGACCCTTCGCCAATCGACATCGAGATCATCGACATCGCGCACGGTCTGGCGCGTGTCAGCAGATGGAACGGCCAGACCAGGGGGGCCTACCCGCTGTCGGTCGCCCAGCATTCGATTATTGTTGAAAGGCTGGTTTCGCGCAACGCGCCAAAGCTTGATCGTCGCTGGCGTCTTGCGGCACTTCTTCACGACGCGCCTGAATATGTTATTGGCGACATGATCACCCCGTTCAAATACGCGCTGAGCGGAATCTATCAGGATATCGAGGCACGCCTTGAAGCCGCCATTCATATCCGGTTTGGTCTGCCGGCGGCACTCCCCGATACCATCACCCGCGCAATCAAGCGTGCCGACAGGATGGCAGCCTGGATGGAAGCAACCCAGCTTGCAGGTTTCAGCGAGACCGAAGCTGCCAAAATCCTGCGTCGGCCACGCGGCACCCCCACAAACATGAAGCTGCGTCCGGTGCCGCCCGATCAGGCGGCGGAGATGTTCTTGAAAAAATTTCGCCTTCTCGGCGGGGACAGCTAG
- a CDS encoding flavin reductase family protein has protein sequence MFFAPMRHKDAGLSHNPLKAIVSPRPIGWIASKGADGSFNLAPYSFFNAISEDPAMVMFSVQSDNESHIKDSLRNIEETGEFVVNIVSQDQFDAMNISSGSYPYGENEFTLAGLDMVPSQTVAVPRASGVPAALECTHFQTLNLPRNDTGGGYIMVTGTVTGIYIDDGIVEGGLVRYEKFIPISRLGYRDYGRSTDIFQATRPGQG, from the coding sequence ATGTTTTTCGCACCGATGCGGCACAAGGATGCCGGACTGTCCCACAATCCACTCAAAGCCATCGTCTCGCCGCGGCCGATCGGCTGGATTGCCTCAAAAGGCGCTGATGGCAGCTTCAACCTCGCACCCTACAGCTTTTTCAACGCCATTTCCGAAGATCCTGCGATGGTCATGTTCTCGGTACAGTCGGATAATGAATCCCACATCAAGGACAGCCTTCGCAACATCGAGGAAACGGGCGAATTCGTGGTGAATATCGTCAGCCAGGACCAGTTCGACGCGATGAATATCTCATCCGGTTCCTATCCTTATGGCGAAAATGAATTCACCCTTGCCGGGCTCGACATGGTCCCGTCACAGACCGTGGCAGTGCCAAGGGCCAGCGGTGTCCCGGCGGCGCTGGAATGCACGCATTTCCAGACACTCAACCTGCCCCGCAATGACACCGGCGGGGGATACATCATGGTGACCGGCACGGTTACGGGTATCTATATTGATGACGGGATTGTCGAGGGCGGGCTGGTCAGATACGAGAAATTCATCCCGATCAGTCGCCTCGGCTATCGCGACTATGGGCGCAGCACCGATATTTTTCAGGCTACACGACCCGGGCAGGGCTGA
- a CDS encoding YcgN family cysteine cluster protein encodes MSELPFWKQKALGELSPEEWESLCDRCGKCCVLKIEDIGTNEVHYTDVACRLLDCGNATCMDYPNRKTHVPDCITLSPQNLETLTWMPDSCAYRIIAEGGDLPSWHPLVCGDAEAPKRAGATVAGRVFPEDSVDEADMIDHITTW; translated from the coding sequence GTGTCAGAACTCCCCTTCTGGAAACAAAAGGCACTCGGCGAGCTGAGCCCCGAAGAATGGGAATCACTGTGCGACAGGTGCGGAAAATGCTGTGTCCTGAAGATCGAGGACATTGGCACGAACGAGGTCCATTACACCGATGTGGCCTGCAGACTGCTGGATTGCGGCAACGCCACCTGCATGGATTACCCGAACCGCAAGACACATGTCCCCGACTGCATCACGCTCAGCCCACAGAATCTGGAGACCCTCACCTGGATGCCGGACAGCTGTGCCTACCGTATCATCGCCGAGGGCGGTGACCTGCCATCATGGCACCCGCTTGTCTGTGGCGATGCCGAGGCACCAAAGCGGGCCGGCGCCACGGTGGCTGGCCGGGTCTTTCCCGAGGATTCGGTTGATGAGGCTGACATGATCGACCACATCACGACATGGTAG
- a CDS encoding glutathione binding-like protein: protein MIELHYAPTPNGHKISIALEEMSLPYEVHRVDIGNGDQFKPEFLAFSPNNRIPAIIDRDGPDGDSTGIFESGAILIYLAEKTGMLLPAEGAGRKTVLEWLMWQMGGFGPMLGQAHHFNFYAKDKIEYAMTRYSNEANRLYGVLDRRLEGREYVADEYSIADIAIFPWTRTHDRQNVDIESYPNVARWRRTMFQRPAVQRGMKIGAEWRSDLRDLSPEEWNKLFGA from the coding sequence ATGATTGAACTACACTACGCTCCGACTCCAAACGGACACAAGATCTCCATTGCGCTCGAGGAAATGTCGCTTCCCTACGAGGTACACAGGGTCGATATCGGCAATGGAGACCAGTTCAAACCGGAATTTCTGGCATTCAGCCCGAATAACCGGATCCCCGCGATCATCGATCGTGATGGGCCGGACGGTGATTCCACCGGGATTTTTGAATCCGGTGCCATTCTGATCTATCTGGCGGAAAAAACGGGCATGTTGCTTCCTGCAGAGGGGGCGGGCCGAAAGACCGTTCTTGAATGGCTGATGTGGCAGATGGGCGGGTTTGGTCCGATGCTTGGCCAGGCGCATCACTTCAATTTCTACGCCAAGGACAAGATTGAATATGCGATGACCCGCTACAGCAACGAGGCCAATCGTCTGTATGGTGTTCTCGACCGTCGCCTAGAGGGGCGTGAATATGTGGCCGACGAATATTCGATTGCGGATATCGCCATTTTCCCGTGGACCCGTACCCATGATCGCCAGAATGTCGATATCGAATCCTATCCGAATGTGGCGCGGTGGCGGCGGACCATGTTCCAGCGCCCCGCTGTGCAGCGCGGCATGAAGATTGGCGCCGAATGGCGCAGCGATCTGCGCGATCTGTCGCCCGAAGAATGGAACAAGCTGTTCGGTGCCTGA
- a CDS encoding cysteine-rich CWC family protein — MQKLTCDECGAQFNCGAPPGKDHCWCMALPNLRENFDLAGKCVCPDCLTMGKAKAMIRARKERRRQRRESAVRINR; from the coding sequence ATGCAGAAACTGACATGCGACGAATGCGGTGCCCAGTTCAATTGTGGCGCTCCGCCGGGCAAGGATCACTGCTGGTGCATGGCGCTGCCCAATCTTCGTGAAAACTTTGATTTGGCGGGAAAATGCGTTTGTCCTGATTGCCTGACCATGGGCAAGGCCAAAGCCATGATCCGGGCCCGCAAGGAACGCCGCAGACAGCGGCGCGAGTCAGCTGTCAGGATCAACCGCTAG